A part of Prosthecobacter sp. SYSU 5D2 genomic DNA contains:
- the clpB gene encoding ATP-dependent chaperone ClpB, which produces MSPEKFTVKLQEAFNASQSVATRYGHQEVKAAHLLTALLDQEGGITAPLLEKASINPDAFSNLESQLANLLSRQPKVSGATGSLYLSSEFRELMTKAEDEQKKLKDDFLSVEHILLGLFKTKTDLSDVLKQAGLTYDSVSKALSAVRGSQRVVDQDPEGKYQTLEKYGTDLTARAKQGKIDPVIGRDEEIRRVMQVLSRRTKNNPVLIGEPGVGKTAIAEGLARRIVAGDVPDSLKGKRLISMDLGGMMAGAKFRGEFEERLKAFLKEVTSSEGEIILFIDELHTIVGAGKAEGAMDAGNLLKPQLARGELRCIGATTLDEYRKYIEKDPALERRFQPVLVGEPSVEDTIAILRGLKERYEVHHGVRIQDGAIIAAATLSNRYITDRFLPDKAIDLVDEAASRIKIELDSMPTEIDVIERQIMQGEMERQVLKKEKDPASKARLEKLEKEIADQKEHSAALKAQWLKEKETVDAGRKVKEEIDRLRTELEQAQRRGDFGRAGEIQYGLIPDLEKKLQHESLTEAADKPKAQPTLLREEVTEDDIARVVANWTGIPVSRLQEGERSKLIKMEERLADRVIGQRDAIVAVSNAVRRARAGIQDENRPIGSFLFLGPTGVGKTELCKALAEFLFDDEGAMTRIDMSEYMEKHSVSRLIGAPPGYVGYDEGGQLTEAVRRRPYSVVLFDEVEKAHPDVFNSLLQVLDDGRITDGQGRTVDFKNTVIIMTSNIGSSAIQDVTNAEQRDALVRESLKQFFRPEFLNRIDEIVIFDRLDATQLDKIVKIQLQRVITRLAKQNIHLTVTDDTTRYLADAGFDPVFGARPLKRAIQKHLLDPLSLAVLEGGFKDGDHITARMKDGKVEFEKA; this is translated from the coding sequence ATGTCTCCAGAAAAATTTACCGTTAAACTCCAGGAAGCCTTCAATGCCTCCCAGTCAGTGGCCACACGTTACGGGCATCAGGAGGTGAAAGCCGCGCATTTGCTGACCGCACTGCTGGATCAGGAGGGCGGCATCACGGCCCCCCTGCTGGAAAAGGCCTCCATCAATCCGGATGCTTTTTCCAACCTGGAATCCCAGCTTGCCAATCTGCTCTCCCGCCAGCCGAAGGTCAGCGGGGCCACCGGCAGCCTTTACCTTTCCAGCGAATTCCGCGAGCTGATGACCAAGGCCGAGGATGAGCAGAAAAAGCTGAAGGATGATTTCCTCAGCGTGGAGCACATCCTCCTGGGCCTCTTCAAAACCAAGACTGACCTCAGCGATGTGCTGAAGCAGGCCGGCCTGACCTATGACAGTGTCTCCAAGGCGCTGAGCGCCGTGCGCGGCAGCCAGCGGGTGGTGGACCAGGACCCGGAGGGCAAATACCAGACGCTGGAAAAATACGGCACTGACCTGACCGCCCGCGCCAAGCAGGGCAAGATTGACCCCGTGATCGGCCGTGATGAGGAGATCCGCCGGGTAATGCAGGTGCTGAGCCGCCGCACCAAAAACAACCCGGTGCTCATCGGTGAACCGGGTGTGGGCAAGACCGCGATCGCCGAGGGCCTGGCGCGCCGCATCGTGGCTGGTGACGTGCCGGATTCCCTGAAGGGCAAGCGCCTGATCAGCATGGACCTGGGCGGCATGATGGCCGGGGCCAAGTTCCGGGGCGAGTTTGAAGAACGTCTGAAGGCCTTCCTTAAAGAGGTGACCAGCAGCGAGGGGGAGATCATTCTCTTCATTGACGAGTTGCATACCATCGTCGGTGCTGGCAAGGCCGAAGGGGCGATGGATGCGGGCAACCTGCTGAAGCCGCAGCTGGCCCGTGGCGAGCTGCGCTGCATCGGCGCGACGACGCTGGATGAGTACCGCAAATACATCGAGAAGGATCCTGCCCTGGAGCGGCGCTTCCAGCCGGTGCTGGTGGGCGAACCAAGCGTGGAGGACACCATCGCCATCCTGCGCGGTCTGAAGGAGCGCTATGAGGTGCACCACGGCGTGCGCATTCAGGACGGGGCCATTATCGCCGCCGCCACCCTGAGTAACCGCTACATCACCGACCGCTTCCTGCCGGACAAGGCCATTGACCTGGTGGATGAGGCCGCCAGCCGCATCAAGATCGAGCTGGATTCCATGCCCACGGAGATTGACGTCATCGAGCGCCAGATCATGCAGGGCGAGATGGAGCGCCAGGTTTTGAAAAAGGAAAAGGACCCTGCCAGCAAGGCCCGCCTCGAAAAACTGGAGAAGGAAATCGCCGACCAGAAGGAACACTCCGCGGCTCTGAAAGCCCAATGGCTCAAAGAAAAAGAAACGGTGGATGCCGGTCGCAAGGTCAAAGAAGAAATCGACCGCCTGCGCACCGAACTGGAGCAGGCCCAGCGTCGTGGCGACTTCGGCCGCGCCGGTGAAATCCAATACGGCCTCATTCCCGACCTGGAGAAGAAGCTCCAGCACGAATCCCTCACCGAAGCTGCTGACAAGCCGAAGGCCCAACCAACTTTGCTGCGTGAGGAGGTGACGGAAGACGACATCGCCCGCGTCGTCGCCAACTGGACGGGCATCCCTGTATCCCGCCTGCAGGAGGGCGAGCGCTCCAAGCTCATCAAGATGGAAGAGCGGCTCGCGGACCGCGTCATCGGCCAGCGGGATGCCATCGTCGCCGTTTCCAATGCCGTGCGCCGTGCCCGTGCGGGCATCCAGGATGAGAACCGCCCCATCGGCAGCTTCCTGTTCCTGGGCCCCACCGGCGTGGGCAAGACGGAGCTGTGCAAGGCCCTGGCGGAATTCCTCTTCGACGATGAAGGCGCCATGACCCGCATTGACATGAGCGAATACATGGAGAAGCACAGCGTGAGCCGTCTCATCGGCGCACCTCCCGGTTATGTCGGTTATGATGAAGGCGGTCAGCTCACCGAGGCCGTGCGCCGCCGGCCTTACAGTGTGGTGCTCTTTGACGAGGTGGAAAAAGCCCACCCGGATGTCTTTAACAGCCTGCTGCAAGTGCTGGATGACGGCCGCATCACCGACGGCCAGGGCCGCACCGTGGACTTCAAAAACACGGTCATCATCATGACCAGCAACATCGGCAGCAGTGCCATCCAGGACGTCACCAATGCCGAGCAGCGCGATGCCCTCGTGCGTGAATCGTTGAAGCAGTTCTTCCGCCCCGAGTTCCTGAACCGCATCGATGAAATCGTCATCTTTGACCGGCTGGATGCCACCCAGCTTGACAAGATCGTCAAGATCCAACTCCAGCGCGTCATCACCCGCCTGGCCAAACAGAACATCCACCTCACGGTCACGGATGACACCACCCGCTACCTCGCTGATGCCGGCTTCGATCCCGTCTTCGGTGCCCGCCCCCTGAAACGCGCCATCCAGAAACACCTGCTGGATCCCCTCAGCCTCGCCGTGCTGGAAGGCGGCTTCAAAGATGGTGACCACATCACCGCCAGGATGAAGGACGGCAAAGTGGAGTTTGAGAAGGCGTGA
- a CDS encoding lipocalin family protein: MKQPPVQTVAHVDLNRYMGDWYVFAHIPYSLEKGKVGTLDRYAMRPDGKMDNIFLFRHKTLDAPLEQWKGVAWVHDKKTNAEWRVQFIWPLRAKYLITDLDPDYQWSVIGYPNRKLAWVLSRKPTLDEATYQGILKRLEAQGFDPGKLVKVPQILH; the protein is encoded by the coding sequence ATGAAACAGCCTCCAGTACAAACCGTCGCCCATGTGGACCTGAACCGTTACATGGGGGACTGGTATGTCTTCGCCCACATCCCTTATTCACTGGAGAAGGGCAAGGTCGGCACGCTGGACCGGTATGCGATGCGGCCGGACGGCAAGATGGACAACATCTTCCTCTTCCGCCACAAGACGCTGGATGCGCCGCTGGAGCAATGGAAGGGAGTCGCCTGGGTGCATGACAAGAAGACGAATGCAGAATGGCGCGTGCAGTTTATCTGGCCGTTGCGGGCCAAGTATCTGATCACAGATCTGGACCCGGACTATCAATGGAGCGTCATTGGTTATCCCAACCGCAAGCTCGCCTGGGTGCTGAGCCGCAAGCCGACCCTGGACGAAGCCACCTATCAGGGCATCCTCAAGCGCCTGGAAGCGCAGGGCTTTGATCCCGGCAAGCTGGTCAAGGTGCCGCAGATTCTGCACTGA
- a CDS encoding ATP-binding protein has protein sequence MNSLSIPFHRRMGERSVLWGLIIGFGLVVILLGIAGLVAVRDSHAIRKNAARLVQEQLLVARLLHEVQAEEDALALIVHRIVREVGMDDRVARIQDLKKADFGVAKLAEAAQHTVHAEDWRKLAAATQLFSKQAQISLEAGGSTSRMHMDELISSHDVVVKLIHDLILHSTKHLAEVDQEIGQQLQQLADESAILLGACLLLSGVCATGTIFFVRHSIRRIEWQQDELSRVSWHMLQTQEETARRFSHELHDELGQSLAAVRSNLVRRVDDRFEDRRADCVLLVDQAIANVRELSQLLRPVILDDFGLDAGLRWLTEKFAQRAQVEMTYDSHLETRLHSDLETHLFRIAQEAMTNIARHSKATEVKISLSVENGQVQLIVEDDGIGLPPQGETSRQSLGLTGMRARARECGGKLQLQPVKPHGLRVVVSTPVLLAEETD, from the coding sequence ATGAACTCCTTATCCATTCCCTTTCATCGTCGGATGGGCGAGCGCTCGGTGCTATGGGGCCTCATCATCGGGTTCGGCCTGGTCGTCATCCTTCTGGGAATCGCCGGCCTGGTGGCCGTGCGGGACAGCCACGCCATCCGTAAAAACGCCGCCCGGCTTGTGCAGGAGCAGCTCCTGGTGGCACGGCTGCTGCATGAAGTGCAGGCGGAGGAGGATGCCCTGGCGCTCATCGTCCATCGCATTGTGCGGGAGGTGGGCATGGATGACCGCGTGGCCCGGATACAAGATTTAAAGAAAGCAGACTTTGGTGTGGCCAAGCTGGCGGAGGCCGCCCAGCACACCGTACATGCCGAAGACTGGCGGAAACTGGCTGCGGCCACCCAGCTATTTTCCAAACAGGCCCAGATATCCCTGGAGGCCGGCGGCTCCACCAGCCGCATGCACATGGATGAGCTGATCTCCAGCCACGATGTGGTGGTGAAGCTCATCCATGACCTCATCCTGCACAGCACCAAGCACCTGGCGGAGGTGGACCAGGAGATCGGCCAGCAGCTTCAGCAGCTTGCGGATGAATCCGCCATCCTGCTCGGTGCCTGCCTGCTCCTTTCAGGCGTCTGCGCCACTGGCACCATTTTCTTTGTCAGGCACAGCATCCGCCGCATCGAGTGGCAGCAGGATGAACTGAGCCGCGTCTCCTGGCACATGTTGCAGACGCAGGAGGAAACCGCACGCCGCTTCTCCCATGAGCTGCATGATGAGCTGGGCCAGTCTCTCGCCGCTGTGCGGTCCAACCTCGTCCGTCGCGTGGATGACCGTTTTGAAGACCGTCGGGCCGACTGCGTCCTGCTGGTGGACCAGGCAATCGCCAATGTCAGGGAGCTTTCCCAGCTTCTCCGGCCGGTGATTCTGGATGACTTTGGTCTGGATGCCGGGCTGCGCTGGCTGACGGAAAAATTTGCCCAGCGTGCCCAGGTGGAGATGACCTATGATTCACACCTGGAAACCCGCCTGCACAGCGACCTGGAGACGCATCTTTTCCGCATCGCCCAGGAGGCGATGACCAACATCGCCCGCCACTCCAAAGCCACCGAGGTGAAGATATCCCTGTCCGTGGAAAATGGCCAGGTGCAGCTCATCGTGGAGGATGATGGAATAGGCCTGCCGCCTCAGGGGGAGACTTCCCGTCAGAGCCTGGGACTGACAGGCATGAGAGCTCGGGCTCGGGAGTGCGGAGGAAAGCTGCAACTGCAACCGGTCAAGCCGCACGGTCTGCGTGTGGTGGTGAGCACGCCAGTGCTGCTGGCGGAGGAGACTGACTGA
- a CDS encoding response regulator transcription factor: MSAKATRILLADDHSVVRNGFRLILEAQWDMEVVGQASNGREAVELAEALQPDVVVMDVTMPELNGIEATRRMEKVSPKTRVLALSMHKDAVYVREILRAGARGYLLKDCSENDFLVAVRAVAVGKGYLSPEVSDAVLDDYRKHVTNALDLLSSREREVLQMIAESKTNKDIATALNLSVYTVEAHRGRVMEKLNLHSVGELVRFALRNGLID; encoded by the coding sequence ATGTCCGCCAAAGCCACCCGTATTCTGCTCGCCGATGACCACTCCGTGGTGCGCAACGGCTTCCGCCTGATTTTAGAGGCCCAGTGGGACATGGAGGTGGTGGGCCAGGCATCCAATGGCCGGGAGGCCGTGGAGCTGGCGGAGGCTTTGCAGCCCGATGTTGTGGTGATGGATGTGACCATGCCGGAGCTCAATGGCATCGAGGCCACCCGGCGCATGGAAAAGGTGTCGCCCAAGACCCGGGTGCTGGCGCTTTCCATGCACAAGGATGCCGTGTATGTGCGGGAGATCCTGCGCGCCGGGGCACGGGGCTATTTGCTGAAGGATTGCAGCGAAAATGATTTCCTGGTGGCCGTGCGGGCCGTGGCTGTGGGCAAAGGATACCTCAGTCCGGAGGTCTCCGATGCGGTCCTGGATGACTATCGCAAACACGTCACCAATGCCCTGGACCTCCTCTCCAGCCGTGAGCGGGAAGTGCTGCAGATGATCGCTGAGAGCAAGACCAACAAGGACATTGCCACGGCTTTGAACCTCAGCGTCTATACGGTGGAGGCCCATCGTGGTCGCGTGATGGAAAAGCTGAACCTGCATTCCGTGGGCGAGCTGGTGCGCTTTGCCCTGCGCAACGGGCTCATCGACTGA
- a CDS encoding DUF1080 domain-containing protein: protein MKTWIHLLCAALAFSPALSLAEEAAGFRDLFNGKDLTGWVDVNTSPETWSVKDGLLVCKGMPIGVMRSEKQYENFILHIEWRHMEEGGNSGVFIWSNAAPAEGANLPMGLEVQMLELQWPYINREKDGSPKPLGYVSGELFGANGLEIIPDNPRGKRSMSYESRCKGKGEWNTYDVVAVDGVVKLSINGKFVNGVSGSTYRKGYLCLESEGAEIHFRNIRILELPSGMTTPEQTVPVLAPPGR from the coding sequence ATGAAGACCTGGATCCACCTGCTCTGTGCCGCCCTTGCTTTCAGCCCTGCACTCTCCCTTGCGGAGGAGGCAGCGGGCTTTCGTGACCTGTTTAACGGTAAGGACCTTACCGGCTGGGTGGATGTGAATACCAGCCCGGAGACCTGGAGCGTCAAAGACGGTCTGCTCGTTTGCAAAGGGATGCCCATCGGCGTCATGCGCTCAGAGAAGCAGTATGAAAACTTCATCCTCCACATCGAGTGGCGGCACATGGAGGAGGGTGGAAACTCCGGCGTCTTCATTTGGAGCAATGCCGCACCTGCGGAAGGCGCGAATCTGCCCATGGGCCTGGAAGTGCAGATGCTGGAGCTGCAATGGCCCTACATCAACCGCGAGAAGGACGGCTCCCCAAAGCCGCTGGGTTATGTCTCCGGCGAGCTCTTCGGTGCCAACGGCCTGGAGATCATCCCGGACAATCCGCGTGGCAAACGCAGCATGTCCTATGAAAGCCGCTGCAAAGGCAAGGGCGAGTGGAATACTTATGATGTGGTGGCTGTGGACGGCGTGGTGAAGCTCTCCATTAACGGCAAGTTTGTCAACGGCGTCAGCGGCTCCACCTACCGGAAAGGCTATCTCTGTCTGGAGTCCGAAGGGGCGGAGATCCATTTCCGCAACATTCGCATCCTGGAGCTGCCCTCCGGCATGACCACGCCGGAGCAGACCGTGCCGGTGCTTGCTCCGCCTGGACGCTGA
- a CDS encoding efflux RND transporter periplasmic adaptor subunit, which translates to MELLNIITWKSFMYAGLLASIVPSGCHPHKEETHHAEKSKLVVTRPLKRDTVVNREYVCQIHSCQNIEVRALERGYLEATFVKEGQHVKAGDPMFKIQPLVYQAELKSAEAESQAAKVEYDNTKQLADSDVVSDTELAISKAKLEKTLAEVNLAQTHLNFTDIKAPFPGLMDRLHVRQGSLLEEGELLTTLSDNSEMWVYYNVPEAEYLDYASQDQPEDRKAVSLVMANGEVFKEKGRLNVIEAEFNSATGTIPFRADFPNPDGLLRHGGTGNIQMKKLVKGAVLVPQKATFEILDHHYVFVVGKDDVLTQQRIHISEEIEDLFIVSKGVTAEDKIVLEGLQQAKSGEKAEYEFEEPEEAFKHLKLKAE; encoded by the coding sequence ATGGAACTGCTCAACATCATCACCTGGAAGTCTTTCATGTATGCCGGTCTGCTGGCCAGCATTGTACCCAGCGGCTGCCATCCGCACAAGGAAGAAACGCACCACGCAGAGAAATCCAAGCTGGTCGTCACCCGTCCGCTGAAGCGGGACACGGTGGTGAACCGCGAGTATGTCTGCCAGATTCACTCCTGCCAGAACATCGAAGTGCGCGCCCTGGAGCGCGGTTACCTGGAGGCCACCTTTGTCAAAGAGGGCCAGCACGTCAAAGCCGGGGATCCGATGTTTAAAATCCAGCCCTTGGTTTACCAGGCCGAGTTAAAGAGCGCGGAGGCCGAGTCCCAGGCGGCCAAGGTGGAGTATGACAATACCAAACAACTGGCGGACAGCGACGTGGTCTCTGACACAGAACTCGCCATCTCCAAGGCCAAACTGGAGAAGACTCTGGCTGAGGTGAACCTGGCCCAGACCCATCTCAACTTTACCGACATCAAGGCACCCTTCCCCGGCCTGATGGACCGCCTGCACGTCCGGCAAGGCAGCCTTTTGGAAGAAGGTGAACTGCTGACCACGCTCTCCGATAACAGCGAGATGTGGGTCTATTACAACGTGCCTGAGGCCGAATACCTGGACTATGCATCGCAGGATCAGCCCGAGGACCGCAAGGCCGTCAGCCTGGTGATGGCGAACGGTGAGGTCTTCAAAGAAAAGGGCCGGCTCAATGTCATCGAGGCGGAGTTTAACAGCGCGACCGGCACCATTCCCTTCCGCGCTGATTTTCCGAATCCCGACGGTCTTCTCAGGCATGGCGGCACGGGGAACATCCAGATGAAAAAGCTGGTCAAGGGTGCCGTCCTGGTGCCGCAGAAAGCCACGTTTGAAATTTTGGACCATCACTATGTTTTCGTCGTCGGCAAGGATGACGTGCTGACGCAGCAGCGCATCCATATCAGCGAGGAGATCGAGGACCTGTTCATCGTCAGCAAAGGCGTGACGGCGGAGGACAAGATCGTGCTGGAAGGGCTGCAGCAGGCCAAAAGCGGTGAGAAGGCCGAGTATGAATTCGAAGAGCCGGAGGAGGCATTCAAGCACTTGAAACTGAAGGCTGAATAA
- a CDS encoding efflux RND transporter permease subunit — translation MFTKILHRPALAIVISLLILFLGGLSIVTLPISQFPDVAPVVVMVTVDYPGASAKVLEESCLIPLERSINGVPNMKYMTSDATSAGEATIQVIFNMGTDPNQATVNVMNRVNQVMSRLPPLVQREGVIVNNLSPNMLMYVNLYSTDKNADMQFLFNYGFINLIPELSRIPGVGSAKILGTRQYAMRVWLKPDRMRAYNISTEKVMEALAEQSVIGSPGRLGRADSKTSQALEYVLTYSGRFNDVEQYENVILRSTEEGELLRLKDVATVELGSEFYDLYSDLDGSPSAAIVIKQSFGSNAHEVIKEIKAKLAEFKEKSFPSGMDYKVSYDVSNFLDASIEKVLHTLAEAFILVALVVFIFLGDWRSTLIPTLAVPVSLIGAFFLMQCFGVTINLITLFALVLAIGIVVDNAIVVVEAVHAKMHGKDNLSPYAATKLVLHEIAGVIIAITLVMTAVFVPVTFMPGPVGVFYREFSITMAVAIVLSGVMALTLAPVLCAMLLKKPDHSHGKKKWRGPVAVLLDLFNRVFERITDMYEALLKRIVHRCILTFIILAASGAAVYFINLDLPSGFIPAEDQGMIYAILQTPPGSTLERTYAKSKELQKIAKSIEGVESVSTLAGYEVLTEGRGSNAGTCLINLKNWSDRTLTAPQIIEELEKKCKEIAGAQFEFYEPPAVPGYGAAGGFSLRLLDKTNTGDYDRLQVVNSEFMEALHKRKELRGLFTFFSASYPQMEIVIDNQVAMQKGVSIGKAMDNLGILIGSTYEQGFIKFGQFFKLYVQADPKYRRMPSDLNDLYVANEEGEMVPYSAFMKLVPKQGLNEITRYNAYPAPSIQGAPAAGYSSGDAIKAIQEVAAQTLPRGYDIGWAGLSFDEVARGNEAIYIFIIVLMFVYLVLVGQYESFMLPLAVILSLPVGVMGSFLLLKGMGLDNDIYAQVGLIMLVGLLGKNAILIVEFAAQRHHEGLPIFEAAVEGAKVRFRPILMTSFAFIAGMVPLLRAHGAGAIANRTIGASAAGGMLLGTVMGLLVIPGLYYIFARLSDRGKLLPDEHDTPLTELPEYP, via the coding sequence ATGTTTACCAAAATTCTCCACAGGCCGGCCCTGGCCATTGTCATCTCGCTGCTCATCCTCTTTCTGGGCGGCCTTTCCATCGTCACGCTGCCCATCTCCCAGTTCCCAGATGTGGCGCCGGTGGTGGTCATGGTCACCGTGGACTATCCGGGCGCGAGCGCCAAGGTCCTCGAAGAGTCCTGCCTCATCCCGCTGGAGCGCTCCATCAACGGCGTGCCTAACATGAAGTACATGACCTCCGATGCAACGAGCGCCGGGGAGGCCACCATCCAGGTGATCTTCAACATGGGCACCGACCCCAACCAGGCGACGGTGAACGTGATGAATCGCGTCAACCAGGTGATGAGCCGCCTGCCACCGCTGGTGCAGCGTGAGGGCGTCATCGTCAACAACCTCTCACCGAACATGCTCATGTACGTGAATTTGTACAGCACGGACAAGAACGCGGACATGCAGTTCCTGTTCAATTATGGCTTCATCAACCTCATTCCTGAGCTGAGCCGCATCCCTGGGGTCGGATCGGCCAAGATCCTGGGCACGCGCCAGTATGCGATGCGTGTGTGGCTGAAGCCGGACCGCATGCGGGCCTACAACATCTCCACCGAAAAGGTGATGGAAGCACTTGCGGAACAGAGCGTCATCGGATCTCCAGGAAGGCTCGGGCGTGCGGACAGCAAGACCTCCCAGGCGCTGGAGTATGTGCTCACCTACTCCGGCCGGTTCAACGACGTGGAGCAGTATGAGAATGTGATTTTACGATCCACGGAAGAAGGCGAGCTGCTGCGGCTGAAGGATGTGGCCACGGTGGAGCTGGGCAGCGAGTTTTACGACCTCTACTCAGACCTCGATGGCAGCCCCTCCGCCGCCATCGTGATCAAGCAGAGCTTCGGCAGCAATGCCCATGAGGTGATCAAGGAAATCAAAGCGAAGCTGGCGGAATTTAAAGAGAAGTCCTTCCCCTCCGGGATGGACTACAAAGTGAGCTATGACGTCTCCAATTTCCTGGATGCCTCCATCGAAAAGGTGCTGCACACGCTGGCGGAGGCCTTCATCCTGGTGGCGCTCGTCGTGTTCATCTTCCTGGGAGACTGGCGCTCCACGCTCATCCCCACGCTGGCGGTGCCGGTGTCCCTGATCGGCGCGTTTTTCCTGATGCAGTGTTTTGGCGTGACGATCAACCTCATCACGCTTTTCGCGCTGGTGCTGGCCATCGGCATCGTGGTGGACAATGCCATCGTGGTGGTGGAGGCGGTGCATGCGAAAATGCACGGGAAGGACAACCTGTCACCGTATGCGGCGACAAAGCTGGTGCTGCATGAGATCGCGGGCGTCATCATCGCCATCACGCTGGTGATGACGGCGGTGTTTGTGCCGGTGACGTTCATGCCGGGTCCGGTGGGTGTTTTCTACCGGGAGTTTTCCATCACCATGGCGGTGGCCATCGTGCTGTCCGGCGTCATGGCGCTGACGCTGGCGCCGGTCCTGTGCGCGATGCTTTTGAAAAAGCCGGACCACAGTCACGGCAAGAAGAAGTGGCGCGGGCCGGTGGCGGTGCTGCTGGACCTTTTCAACCGTGTTTTCGAAAGGATCACGGACATGTATGAGGCCCTGCTCAAGAGGATTGTCCACCGTTGCATCCTGACGTTCATCATTCTGGCGGCCTCCGGTGCAGCCGTTTATTTCATCAACCTGGATCTGCCTTCCGGCTTCATTCCAGCGGAAGACCAGGGCATGATCTACGCCATTTTGCAGACGCCGCCGGGCTCCACGCTGGAGCGCACCTATGCCAAGTCCAAGGAGTTGCAGAAGATCGCGAAAAGCATCGAAGGCGTGGAGTCCGTCTCCACCCTGGCGGGCTATGAGGTGCTCACCGAAGGCCGTGGCTCCAACGCCGGCACCTGCCTGATCAACCTCAAGAACTGGTCAGACCGCACCCTGACGGCACCGCAGATCATTGAGGAACTGGAGAAGAAATGCAAAGAGATCGCCGGTGCGCAGTTTGAGTTTTACGAGCCGCCGGCGGTGCCAGGCTACGGTGCGGCAGGCGGCTTTTCCCTGCGCCTGCTGGACAAGACCAATACGGGTGACTACGACCGTCTGCAGGTGGTGAACAGCGAGTTCATGGAGGCCCTCCACAAGCGCAAGGAACTGCGCGGTTTGTTTACCTTTTTCAGTGCGAGCTATCCGCAAATGGAGATCGTCATTGATAATCAGGTAGCCATGCAGAAGGGCGTCTCCATCGGCAAGGCGATGGACAACCTGGGCATCCTCATCGGCAGCACGTATGAGCAGGGGTTCATCAAATTCGGCCAGTTCTTCAAGCTCTACGTGCAGGCGGATCCCAAGTACCGCCGGATGCCCTCGGATCTCAACGACCTGTATGTGGCTAACGAAGAGGGTGAAATGGTTCCCTACTCCGCCTTCATGAAGCTGGTGCCGAAGCAGGGGCTCAACGAGATCACCCGCTACAATGCCTACCCTGCTCCGTCCATCCAAGGTGCCCCGGCTGCGGGCTACAGCAGCGGCGATGCCATCAAGGCCATCCAGGAGGTGGCGGCGCAGACGCTGCCGCGCGGCTACGACATCGGCTGGGCAGGCCTGTCCTTTGACGAAGTGGCCCGCGGCAACGAGGCCATCTACATTTTCATCATCGTGCTGATGTTTGTGTACCTGGTGCTGGTGGGCCAGTATGAGAGCTTCATGCTGCCGCTGGCGGTGATCCTGTCCCTCCCCGTCGGGGTGATGGGCTCCTTCCTGCTGCTGAAGGGCATGGGGCTGGACAATGACATTTATGCGCAGGTGGGGCTCATCATGCTCGTGGGTCTGCTGGGCAAGAACGCCATCCTCATTGTGGAATTTGCCGCGCAGCGGCACCACGAAGGGCTGCCGATCTTTGAGGCTGCGGTTGAGGGTGCCAAGGTCCGCTTCCGGCCGATCTTGATGACGTCGTTTGCCTTCATCGCAGGCATGGTGCCGCTGCTGCGTGCGCATGGGGCTGGTGCCATTGCCAACCGGACCATCGGCGCCTCTGCGGCAGGCGGCATGCTGCTGGGCACGGTGATGGGCCTGCTGGTGATCCCGGGGCTGTACTACATCTTCGCCAGGCTCTCTGATCGTGGGAAACTCCTCCCCGACGAGCACGACACCCCGCTGACCGAACTGCCCGAGTACCCTTGA